The following coding sequences lie in one Alphaproteobacteria bacterium genomic window:
- a CDS encoding TolC family outer membrane protein: MSRHGLARAVVSVLALTVVSGAACAQSLQESLASAYAGDPRLLAERAALRAVDEGVPSAQSGWRPTVSINGSVGRRYQNNTLGTGVSTNDWTSPASADLTLSQPLWRGGATAAEVEVAENRVFAARANLVAVEQEVLLESATAYITVVRDQSVVGLSINNEQVFERQLQATRDRFEVGEVTRTDVAQAEARLANTVAERIRAEGNLEVSRADYRRSVGSLPGELTFPNVEAFLPLPGTEDEALAYATQRNPAIISAGFNYRAALFDISAAAAALMPQLSLDSALRRNWDPNSFFSETDTAEIMANVTVPLYQSGAEYARVRELQQTAVQRRRQLDDARRTVRKRVGQAWEELNAAKAGIRALESSVNANEIALEGVRQEADVGARTVLDVLDAEQELFEARVALVRAKTEATVSAFLLTEVIGGMTAAALRLPVTLYDPLVHYDDVVDKWIGFDGDFDGVDIFDFGWD, translated from the coding sequence GTGAGTAGGCATGGATTGGCCAGGGCGGTCGTATCGGTATTAGCGTTGACGGTGGTATCGGGTGCCGCATGCGCACAAAGCTTGCAGGAGTCTCTGGCCAGCGCGTATGCCGGTGATCCTCGGCTGCTGGCCGAACGGGCAGCGCTGCGCGCTGTCGACGAGGGCGTACCTAGCGCCCAATCTGGCTGGCGGCCGACCGTCAGCATCAATGGCAGCGTCGGTAGGCGCTATCAGAACAACACCTTGGGTACAGGCGTTTCTACCAACGACTGGACTTCGCCTGCCTCTGCCGACCTGACCCTGTCACAGCCGCTTTGGCGCGGCGGCGCCACAGCGGCTGAGGTTGAGGTAGCGGAGAACCGGGTTTTCGCTGCACGCGCTAATCTGGTGGCCGTGGAGCAGGAGGTGCTGTTGGAGTCTGCTACCGCCTATATCACCGTTGTACGGGATCAATCCGTAGTCGGCCTCAGTATCAACAACGAGCAGGTTTTCGAGCGCCAACTGCAGGCCACCCGCGATCGCTTCGAGGTTGGCGAAGTGACGCGCACCGATGTGGCACAGGCAGAGGCGCGCCTCGCCAACACCGTGGCCGAGCGCATTCGTGCAGAAGGAAATCTAGAGGTCTCGCGCGCCGACTATCGGCGCAGCGTCGGCTCTTTGCCGGGCGAGTTGACCTTTCCGAACGTCGAGGCGTTCTTGCCTCTGCCCGGCACAGAAGACGAAGCGTTAGCCTACGCAACGCAACGCAATCCGGCCATCATCAGCGCCGGCTTTAATTACCGCGCGGCGCTATTCGATATAAGTGCGGCGGCGGCGGCCCTGATGCCGCAGCTGAGTCTGGATAGCGCCCTGCGGCGGAACTGGGATCCCAACTCGTTTTTCTCGGAGACCGATACGGCGGAGATCATGGCCAATGTGACGGTGCCCCTATATCAATCGGGTGCAGAATATGCGCGGGTTCGCGAGCTGCAGCAGACGGCGGTTCAACGCCGCCGGCAGCTGGACGATGCCCGGCGCACGGTGCGCAAGAGGGTTGGGCAGGCCTGGGAAGAGCTTAATGCGGCTAAAGCTGGCATCCGCGCCCTAGAATCCTCCGTCAATGCCAATGAGATCGCTCTCGAAGGCGTGCGCCAGGAGGCCGATGTTGGCGCCCGCACTGTGCTCGATGTGCTTGATGCCGAGCAAGAGCTGTTCGAAGCTCGTGTGGCCCTGGTACGGGCAAAAACAGAGGCAACTGTATCCGCTTTTCTCCTGACCGAGGTCATTGGCGGCATGACGGCGGCTGCGTTGAGGTTGCCTGTGACGCTGTACGATCCGTTAGTGCACTACGACGATGTCGTGGACAAATGGATCGGCTTTGACGGTGATTTCGACGGCGTCGATATCTTCGATTTCGGGTGGGATTAA
- a CDS encoding CmcJ/NvfI family oxidoreductase: MDRLKVTDNHVAANSMTGSPVYVPSLQITDGQAAPVAANGGLSYMSFDRNGDAGTAAAFEAALAMIAGGEGQRVVDMIDNAPPGPIETKWGIGFRKFSECVAYIHEKGVEALSGGLALPLPYTVYEQPTYSIVPSNAVWRDPARTTEADLLRKEEENMRRRTLFFPQVMRDARRIGEYYPGLAPDTPKCMDKIGVSLAHLDSKCENFYDAAEVERVFYLEIEKLLLKFFPDATDALVYNHDVFDKDYQGDRTEDQDNKNPGVNARYATIVHNDLNDNSGRVRCRELLTKNLRNFGREQHYTETEADAKMSRRFMSINLAKPMETVEQFPFVLCAWPSFANQPYITNYRIYDDRVGETTRFTYRPDHEWYWFPRQTETEVSMLKCYDSVTDGSVSRWSFHTACIDPTVPLDAPSRKNVVVRSFVFF, translated from the coding sequence ATGGATCGGCTCAAAGTCACGGATAATCACGTTGCGGCAAACTCGATGACAGGTTCCCCTGTCTACGTACCGTCCCTCCAGATCACAGACGGCCAAGCCGCACCCGTCGCCGCCAATGGCGGACTTTCCTACATGTCGTTCGACCGCAACGGAGATGCGGGAACCGCCGCGGCGTTCGAAGCGGCTTTGGCAATGATCGCCGGGGGCGAGGGGCAACGGGTTGTTGATATGATAGACAACGCGCCCCCGGGGCCCATCGAAACCAAGTGGGGTATCGGCTTTCGCAAGTTCTCGGAATGCGTGGCCTACATTCACGAAAAGGGCGTAGAAGCGCTCTCCGGCGGGTTGGCACTGCCGTTGCCCTACACCGTCTATGAGCAGCCGACCTACTCCATCGTACCGTCCAATGCCGTCTGGCGGGACCCGGCGCGCACGACCGAGGCTGATCTGTTGCGCAAGGAGGAGGAGAACATGAGACGGCGGACCCTCTTCTTCCCGCAGGTGATGCGCGATGCACGGCGCATCGGAGAATATTACCCCGGCCTCGCGCCCGACACCCCCAAATGCATGGACAAGATCGGTGTCTCGCTGGCGCACCTCGACTCCAAGTGCGAGAACTTCTACGACGCGGCCGAAGTGGAGCGTGTGTTCTACTTAGAGATCGAGAAGCTACTTCTGAAATTCTTCCCCGATGCGACGGATGCACTCGTCTATAACCACGATGTATTCGACAAGGACTACCAGGGCGACCGCACGGAAGATCAAGACAATAAGAATCCGGGCGTGAACGCGAGGTACGCTACCATCGTCCATAACGATTTGAACGATAACAGCGGTCGCGTGCGTTGTCGGGAACTGCTCACGAAAAACCTGCGCAACTTCGGGCGCGAGCAGCACTACACCGAGACCGAGGCGGACGCGAAAATGTCGCGGCGCTTCATGTCGATCAATCTCGCCAAGCCGATGGAAACCGTAGAACAATTTCCCTTCGTGCTTTGCGCCTGGCCCTCGTTTGCAAACCAGCCCTACATCACCAACTATCGCATCTACGATGACCGCGTCGGCGAGACCACGCGCTTCACCTACCGCCCAGACCACGAATGGTACTGGTTTCCCCGGCAGACAGAGACCGAAGTCTCGATGCTTAAATGCTACGACTCCGTCACCGACGGTTCGGTCTCGCGTTGGTCGTTCCACACCGCCTGCATCGACCCAACCGTGCCCCTGGATGCGCCCTCCCGCAAGAACGTTGTGGTCCGCTCTTTCGTCTTCTTCTAG
- a CDS encoding valine--tRNA ligase, whose protein sequence is MLDKTYHPEKVEGRIAARWRETGAFDADPAAPATPFSVMMPPPNVTGSLHIGHALNMTLQDVLTRYWRMKGRNALWQPGMDHAGIATQMVVERQLQQEGLDRREMGREAFLEKVWAWKAESGGAIFKQLERLGASPDWHRERFTLDEGLSKAVRTVFVRLYREGLIYRDKRLVNWDCKLLTAISDLEVEQRSTDGHLWHLKYPVESTDNTYIIVATTRPETMLGDTAVAVHPEDPRYQDMIGKNVLLPLVGRLIPIIGDTYSDPEKGTGAVKITPAHDFNDFEVGRRHGLEAINVFDEHGILNDAVPEKYRGLDRAEARHRIVSAFESAGLLDKIEDHQHVVPYGDRSGTIIEPWLTDQWYVDAETLAKPAIAAVEDGRVRFVPKTWEKTYFEWMRNIQPWCISRQLWWGHRIPAWYGPDDEIFVAMDEAEALAAAEAHYGQAVEMRRESDVLDTWFSSGLWPFSTLGWPGKTPDLKTWYPGDVLITGFDIIFFWVARMIMMGLHMMGEVPFREVYIHALVRDAKGQKMSKTKGNVIDPLSLMDNYGTDAVRFTLVAMAAQGRDIKLAEDRVAGYRNFVTKLWNAARFCEMNGCRVDGSFDPGTCEARTNRWIVGETVAAVGAAAEAIEAYRFNEAAQGLYAFVWHGFCDWYLEIAKPVLYGDNCPAKDETRATAGWVLGRILEALHPLMPFVSEELHANLGGSALLTTSPWPVLSDVPVDQTARDEIAWVVRLVGEVRSVRAEMTVPPSATVALTVIETSAEARGLLARQRDVIESLAKVELAIAEGDEMAPSGTVQAVFEDASLFLHVADVVDLAEQHDRLAREITKIEDEIAKLDKKLGNENFLARAPEAIVFEQRERRNEAEQSRLKLDRAMARLAGV, encoded by the coding sequence ATGCTCGACAAAACCTATCACCCGGAAAAGGTGGAAGGCCGTATCGCCGCGCGTTGGCGTGAGACCGGCGCCTTTGATGCCGATCCGGCCGCGCCCGCAACCCCGTTCTCCGTCATGATGCCACCGCCGAACGTGACCGGCAGCCTGCATATCGGCCATGCCCTCAACATGACCTTGCAGGACGTCCTGACGCGCTACTGGCGCATGAAGGGCCGCAACGCCCTGTGGCAACCGGGCATGGACCATGCCGGCATCGCCACGCAGATGGTCGTCGAGCGGCAGTTGCAGCAAGAAGGGTTAGATCGTCGCGAGATGGGCCGCGAGGCTTTCCTGGAGAAGGTCTGGGCCTGGAAGGCTGAGTCCGGTGGCGCCATCTTCAAGCAACTCGAACGCCTTGGCGCCTCGCCAGACTGGCACCGCGAGCGCTTCACGCTCGACGAAGGGCTGAGCAAAGCCGTGCGCACGGTCTTCGTGCGGCTGTATCGCGAAGGGCTGATCTATCGGGATAAGCGGTTGGTCAACTGGGACTGCAAGTTGCTGACCGCTATTAGCGACCTCGAAGTGGAACAGCGGTCGACAGACGGCCATCTATGGCACCTTAAATATCCGGTAGAATCTACTGATAATACGTATATTATTGTTGCTACAACTCGTCCAGAAACAATGCTAGGCGATACCGCCGTGGCGGTGCATCCTGAGGATCCACGTTATCAGGATATGATCGGCAAAAATGTCCTTCTACCGCTGGTCGGGCGCCTGATTCCGATCATAGGCGATACCTATTCCGATCCAGAGAAAGGCACCGGTGCGGTCAAGATCACACCGGCCCACGATTTCAACGATTTTGAGGTCGGCCGTCGACATGGGCTTGAGGCGATCAATGTCTTCGACGAACATGGCATTCTGAACGACGCCGTGCCCGAGAAATACCGCGGCCTCGACCGCGCTGAAGCGCGCCACCGCATCGTTTCGGCCTTCGAGTCCGCCGGTCTGCTCGACAAGATCGAGGACCACCAGCATGTGGTACCTTATGGCGACCGTTCCGGTACGATCATTGAGCCCTGGCTAACGGACCAGTGGTACGTCGATGCGGAGACCCTGGCCAAGCCTGCCATCGCGGCGGTCGAGGACGGCAGAGTCCGCTTCGTACCCAAAACCTGGGAGAAGACCTATTTCGAGTGGATGCGCAACATCCAGCCCTGGTGCATATCGCGCCAGCTCTGGTGGGGCCATCGCATACCGGCCTGGTACGGTCCTGACGACGAGATTTTCGTTGCCATGGACGAGGCCGAGGCTCTTGCTGCAGCCGAGGCGCATTACGGCCAAGCAGTCGAGATGAGGCGAGAGTCCGATGTCCTCGACACCTGGTTCTCATCCGGTCTCTGGCCCTTCTCGACACTCGGCTGGCCCGGGAAGACTCCAGACCTGAAGACCTGGTACCCCGGAGACGTCCTGATCACTGGCTTCGACATCATCTTCTTCTGGGTCGCCCGCATGATCATGATGGGCTTGCATATGATGGGCGAGGTGCCCTTCCGCGAGGTCTACATCCATGCCCTGGTGCGTGACGCCAAGGGTCAGAAGATGTCGAAAACCAAAGGCAACGTCATCGATCCGTTGTCGTTGATGGACAACTATGGCACCGACGCAGTGCGCTTCACCCTGGTCGCCATGGCGGCCCAGGGACGCGATATAAAGCTTGCTGAGGACCGCGTTGCCGGCTATCGCAACTTCGTCACCAAACTGTGGAACGCGGCACGCTTCTGCGAAATGAATGGCTGTCGCGTGGACGGCAGCTTTGACCCCGGCACTTGCGAAGCGCGGACCAACCGCTGGATTGTAGGCGAGACGGTAGCGGCCGTCGGCGCCGCAGCCGAGGCCATCGAAGCCTACCGCTTTAACGAGGCGGCACAAGGCCTTTATGCTTTCGTCTGGCACGGCTTCTGCGACTGGTACCTGGAAATCGCCAAGCCCGTTCTCTACGGCGACAACTGCCCGGCGAAGGACGAGACCCGTGCCACTGCCGGCTGGGTTCTCGGCCGCATACTCGAAGCTTTGCACCCGTTGATGCCGTTTGTCAGCGAGGAACTGCATGCTAACCTCGGCGGCTCAGCGCTGCTGACAACGTCGCCCTGGCCAGTACTATCAGATGTGCCGGTCGATCAGACCGCGCGCGACGAGATAGCCTGGGTCGTGCGTCTGGTCGGTGAGGTCCGCTCGGTACGCGCCGAGATGACGGTGCCGCCGTCGGCTACGGTAGCGCTAACCGTTATCGAAACAAGCGCAGAGGCACGCGGTCTTCTAGCCAGGCAGCGGGATGTGATAGAATCCTTGGCGAAGGTTGAGTTGGCAATCGCGGAGGGTGACGAAATGGCTCCGTCAGGCACGGTGCAAGCAGTATTCGAGGATGCTAGTCTGTTTCTGCACGTGGCCGATGTCGTCGACCTTGCCGAGCAGCATGACCGCCTGGCGCGCGAAATAACGAAAATCGAGGACGAAATCGCTAAACTGGACAAGAAGTTAGGAAACGAAAACTTTCTCGCGCGGGCGCCCGAGGCTATCGTCTTCGAGCAACGCGAGCGCCGCAACGAGGCCGAACAGTCGCGTCTCAAACTCGACCGCGCAATGGCGCGCCTGGCAGGGGTTTAG
- a CDS encoding DUF2497 domain-containing protein, with product MTEDKGQQEPSMEEILSTIRRVISDDGEREGEDAPAEIAAESGPRLKQEPEDDDVLELTEIVEEEPNPDLILEERSSDTEEESMSLLGEGLEPHLRDISDITVERLATKIMRPMLRDWLDRNLPDMVQNLVRAEIRCISDKVKR from the coding sequence ATGACTGAGGACAAAGGGCAACAGGAACCCTCGATGGAGGAAATCCTGTCTACGATCCGTCGAGTTATATCCGATGATGGCGAGAGGGAAGGGGAAGATGCGCCTGCCGAGATAGCAGCCGAATCGGGACCAAGATTGAAGCAGGAACCAGAAGACGACGACGTCCTGGAGTTGACCGAAATCGTCGAAGAAGAGCCAAATCCGGATCTGATATTGGAAGAGCGCTCATCCGATACGGAAGAGGAATCCATGAGTTTACTCGGCGAAGGCCTGGAACCGCATCTACGAGATATCAGCGACATCACGGTCGAGCGCTTAGCGACCAAGATCATGCGGCCCATGTTGCGTGACTGGCTTGACCGTAACCTGCCGGACATGGTTCAAAACCTAGTGCGTGCTGAGATCCGTTGTATTAGCGATAAGGTCAAGCGCTAA
- a CDS encoding protein-L-isoaspartate O-methyltransferase, producing MPDFATMRAHMVEGQILPNKVTDPRIVEAMAIVPRECFVTGPLQAVPYVDEDLAIGNGRYLTEPAVLARMIQMLDPGHDNTALDIGCASGYSSAILGRLAGTVIALESDVELSTIGANVLPTLDIDNVLFIEGDLTQGYADQAPYDVILIGGGVEKVPEVILEQLAEGGRLATVISQPLTGGHGHLGQVTLYTRIGGVVSSRALFDAALPMLPGFRASHEFVL from the coding sequence ATGCCCGACTTCGCCACCATGCGCGCCCACATGGTCGAGGGCCAAATACTTCCGAACAAGGTTACCGATCCACGAATCGTCGAGGCCATGGCGATAGTGCCGCGGGAGTGCTTCGTGACAGGCCCGCTCCAGGCGGTGCCCTACGTCGACGAGGACTTGGCGATCGGCAACGGCCGTTACCTTACAGAGCCAGCGGTGCTTGCGCGCATGATCCAGATGCTCGACCCGGGCCATGACAACACGGCTCTCGATATTGGCTGCGCGAGTGGCTATTCGAGTGCCATTCTGGGTCGGCTGGCGGGAACCGTGATAGCACTCGAAAGCGATGTTGAGCTGAGCACCATCGGCGCAAACGTGTTGCCAACATTGGATATCGATAACGTGCTCTTTATAGAGGGCGACTTAACCCAAGGCTATGCCGACCAAGCACCTTACGATGTCATTCTGATTGGCGGCGGTGTCGAAAAGGTACCGGAGGTGATCCTTGAGCAGCTGGCCGAAGGCGGCCGACTGGCCACTGTGATCTCGCAGCCACTTACTGGGGGACACGGACATTTGGGGCAGGTCACATTGTACACGCGCATCGGCGGAGTGGTCTCGTCGCGGGCGCTGTTCGATGCGGCATTACCAATGTTACCGGGATTTAGGGCGTCCCATGAATTTGTATTATGA
- a CDS encoding aldo/keto reductase, whose translation MKTRELGNTGLPVSAVGLGGVPLSLPETRPDEVTAIKVIHHAIDQGISFIDTADSYSLGESDMGHNERLFRRALTALPAGVRARVVVATKAGFMRPGGAWVPNGRPDYLRHQCEASLRNLNVEHIDLLQHHRPDPDVPVAESIGTFARLRDEGKVRFIGVSEYSLAQLDEAQAVTAIASTQNQYSLGHRQPEYDGTLTATRSRGLAFIPWSPLGGIAAPPHGARDLARRHPAVASLAQKLGVSPQRLAVAWLLSKGPQVIVIVGAARSASIEDSALAAELVLDAEAIAEIDEATA comes from the coding sequence ATGAAGACTCGTGAACTGGGGAATACAGGCCTGCCCGTGAGCGCCGTCGGTCTCGGCGGCGTGCCGCTGTCTTTACCTGAGACACGGCCCGACGAAGTAACCGCCATCAAGGTCATTCATCATGCCATCGATCAGGGCATCAGTTTTATCGATACGGCGGACAGCTACAGTCTGGGCGAATCCGACATGGGGCATAACGAGCGCCTCTTTCGTCGTGCATTGACAGCGCTGCCTGCAGGCGTACGAGCGCGGGTAGTGGTGGCGACCAAAGCGGGCTTCATGCGCCCGGGCGGGGCCTGGGTTCCCAATGGTCGCCCGGACTATTTGCGGCATCAATGCGAGGCCTCGCTCCGTAATCTCAACGTCGAGCACATCGACCTACTGCAGCACCACCGGCCGGACCCGGACGTGCCGGTGGCCGAGAGTATCGGCACCTTTGCCCGTCTGCGCGACGAAGGGAAGGTACGCTTCATCGGTGTCAGCGAGTACTCGCTGGCGCAGCTAGACGAGGCCCAGGCCGTTACCGCGATCGCGAGCACGCAAAATCAATATTCTCTGGGGCATAGGCAACCCGAGTACGACGGAACTCTTACAGCAACCCGATCGCGAGGGCTGGCCTTCATCCCCTGGAGCCCGCTGGGCGGCATTGCTGCCCCGCCGCACGGAGCACGCGATCTCGCCCGCCGCCACCCCGCCGTTGCTAGTCTGGCCCAAAAGCTGGGTGTAAGCCCGCAGCGATTAGCCGTAGCCTGGTTGCTGAGCAAGGGACCACAGGTGATCGTCATCGTCGGCGCCGCCCGCTCCGCGAGCATTGAGGACTCGGCATTGGCTGCCGAGCTCGTGCTTGATGCCGAAGCCATCGCCGAGATTGACGAGGCGACTGCCTAA
- a CDS encoding mandelate racemase/muconate lactonizing enzyme family protein, which produces MTIADIRTQLLSVPFVEPPQTGFLTLGDIDLLVVEVERHDGVIGTGYLHPLAGGMRTLDMCIHEMFKPLLIGADADNVEELWQKMWQATFIQGRMGITVMAQSALDIALWDLKGRAAGRPLWQLWGGKGDPLPIYGSGCFRGLGHDGMIKKAQRYVAQGFTAIKMQVAHTFNHDEDVANVRDMRAALGDDIEIMVDVNQGWTVDEAISVGRRLDDYRLAWLEEPVMADDFEGYHRVANAIATPVVGGENHFTHHDLKPFFTSGKISILQPDVMRGGYTELRVIAEHAQRAGLTIAPHVFPELSVQLNAAIPNPSWLEYMGWHDHLWVEPVPVENGFITPPKRPGHGLNFKPELLRDHPYRD; this is translated from the coding sequence ATGACCATCGCTGATATTCGCACACAGCTGCTTTCCGTCCCCTTCGTCGAGCCACCCCAGACCGGTTTTCTCACTCTCGGCGATATCGACTTGCTTGTGGTCGAGGTCGAGCGCCACGACGGTGTCATCGGCACAGGCTATCTACATCCGCTCGCCGGCGGCATGCGCACACTTGATATGTGCATCCACGAAATGTTCAAGCCTCTACTCATCGGTGCCGATGCAGATAATGTCGAAGAGCTTTGGCAAAAGATGTGGCAAGCAACCTTTATTCAGGGCCGCATGGGTATCACGGTGATGGCACAATCTGCGCTCGACATAGCGCTCTGGGACCTCAAGGGCCGTGCCGCCGGCAGACCACTATGGCAGCTTTGGGGTGGCAAGGGAGACCCCCTGCCGATCTATGGCTCGGGCTGCTTTCGCGGCCTTGGCCATGACGGCATGATTAAGAAGGCGCAGCGCTACGTGGCCCAGGGCTTCACGGCGATCAAGATGCAGGTCGCGCACACTTTCAACCACGACGAGGACGTTGCCAATGTGCGCGATATGCGCGCGGCGCTAGGCGACGACATCGAGATCATGGTCGACGTCAACCAAGGCTGGACCGTGGACGAGGCCATCAGCGTTGGCCGCCGCCTCGACGACTACCGCCTCGCCTGGCTTGAAGAACCCGTCATGGCCGATGACTTCGAGGGCTACCACCGCGTTGCAAACGCCATCGCCACGCCCGTTGTTGGTGGCGAAAATCATTTCACCCACCACGACCTCAAGCCGTTCTTCACCAGCGGCAAGATCTCCATCCTGCAGCCCGATGTTATGCGCGGGGGTTACACCGAGCTACGGGTGATTGCTGAGCACGCCCAGCGCGCCGGCCTGACTATTGCACCACACGTCTTCCCCGAGCTGAGCGTGCAACTCAATGCCGCCATCCCCAACCCCTCCTGGCTCGAATATATGGGCTGGCACGACCACCTCTGGGTCGAGCCAGTGCCTGTCGAGAACGGCTTCATAACACCGCCTAAGAGGCCCGGCCACGGCCTCAACTTCAAGCCCGAGTTGTTGCGCGATCATCCCTATCGCGATTGA
- a CDS encoding OmpA family protein, with the protein MLRLALVALVATTLIGCVPIRQGNDLEYDFAVFVDRAEAPDQSCAVYIGLHNNLDSDATNFEYGLSFFDDQGRLTASPLAQGDYLPSGGVAKRYYIFPVDCERLTNAQVTHKLSLDIEGWWGRRDCYHISKIVISNTVPLPEPAAQAPAVEPPAAQAPAVEPPAVQAPVVEAPPPTMPRFYTLFFDWDKSNITPIAQLVIDNIVADWLGAVDELILVGHADRSGSERYNQRLSERRTAAVTEALVSQGLAANRIRGSAVGESDPLVATADGVREARNRRVVVTINGR; encoded by the coding sequence ATGCTTCGGCTAGCACTTGTGGCTTTGGTGGCAACGACACTGATCGGTTGCGTGCCGATTCGACAGGGCAACGACCTGGAATACGATTTCGCCGTCTTCGTGGATCGGGCCGAAGCCCCCGACCAGTCTTGTGCAGTCTATATTGGGCTGCACAACAACTTGGATAGCGACGCCACCAACTTCGAATACGGCCTCAGCTTTTTTGACGACCAAGGGCGTTTGACCGCAAGTCCTCTCGCCCAAGGGGATTACCTGCCCTCAGGCGGCGTGGCGAAACGCTACTACATCTTTCCGGTGGACTGCGAGCGTCTGACCAATGCCCAGGTGACGCACAAACTGTCCCTCGATATCGAGGGTTGGTGGGGAAGGCGCGATTGCTACCACATCAGCAAGATCGTGATCAGCAATACAGTGCCACTGCCTGAGCCTGCCGCACAGGCACCTGCCGTGGAACCGCCTGCCGCGCAGGCACCTGCCGTGGAGCCACCTGCCGTACAGGCACCTGTGGTGGAGGCGCCGCCGCCGACCATGCCACGCTTCTACACCTTGTTTTTTGATTGGGATAAGTCGAACATCACGCCGATAGCACAGTTGGTGATCGACAATATCGTTGCCGATTGGCTGGGCGCAGTGGATGAGTTGATCCTGGTTGGGCATGCTGATCGCTCTGGCTCGGAGCGCTACAACCAACGCCTCTCGGAACGCCGTACGGCGGCCGTGACCGAAGCCCTGGTTAGTCAGGGCCTAGCCGCCAATCGCATTCGGGGTAGCGCCGTCGGAGAATCTGACCCGTTGGTGGCGACCGCGGACGGCGTTCGAGAAGCGCGCAACCGTCGCGTGGTGGTGACAATCAACGGGCGTTAG